GCGCACAGTTGCGACGTCGAGTGGATCGCCCTCGACAGTCCCGAGGGTATCGACGTGCTGCGCCACTCCACGGCACATCTCATGGCCCAGGCGGTGCAGAGCCTGTTTCCCGGCACCCAGGTGACCATCGGCCCCACCACCCAGGACGGATTCTACTACGACTTCAAGCGCGACAAGCCGTTCACGCCCGAGGAGCTGGAGAAGATCGAGGAACGGATGCGCGAGCTGGCCGGGCAGGACCTGTCCATCGCGCGCGAGGAAGTGCCCCGGGACGAGGCCGTCGAGTTGTTCCGCCGCATGGGCGAGGACTACAAGGTCGAGATCATCTCGGACATCCCCGACGAAACCGTGTCGCTCTACCGCCAGGGCGACTGGGTCGACCTGTGCCGCGGCCCCCACTTGCCCCGCACCGGCTTCATCCAGGCCTTCAAGCTCACCTCGGTGGCCGGAGCCTACTGGCGCGGCGACGAGCGCAACGAGATGCTACAGCGCATCTACGGTACCTCGTTCCCCACCCGCAAGCAGTTGAAGGAGCACCTGGCGCTCCTGGAGGAGGCGCGCAAGCGCGACCACCGCAAGCTCGGCAAGGAGCTGGACCTCTTCAGCTTCCACCCGGCGGCGCCGGCGAGTCCGTTCTTTCACCCCAAGGGCGCCTTCGTCTACAACGCCCTGGTGGAGTACATGCGCGGCCTCTACCGGCGCTACGGCTACGAGGAGGTGATCACGCCGCAGATCTTCGACGCGGGCCTGTGGCACCGTTCCGGCCACTACGAGCACTACAAGGACAACATGTACTTCACCCACGTCGAAGAACGCGAATTCGGGGTGAAGCCCATGAACTGTCCGAGCCACACGTTCATCTACGCGTCGAAGAAGCGCTCGTATCGCGAACTGCCCATCCGGCTGGCGGACTTCGGGCGGCTGCACCGCTACGAGAAGTCGGGCGTGACCGCCGGGCTCACGCGAGTGCGCAGCTTCGCGCAGGACGACGCCCACATCTTCTGCGCTCCGGCACAGATCGAGGGAGAGATCGACTCGCTGCTTGACATGCTTCGCGAGGTATATCATAGGTTCAACTTCCAGGATCTGGAGATCTACCTCTCCACCAGGCCGGACCAGTATCTGGGCGCCCTGGAGACTTGGGACCGTGCCGAGGCGGCACTGGCCGCATCGCTGGAGAAGCGGAACGCAGCGTATGAGATCAACGCAGGTGACGGTGCCTTCTATGGCCCGAAGATCGACTTCGTCGTCAAAGACGCGATGAAGCGCGGCTGGCAGCTCGGCACGGTCCAACTCGACTTCTCCATGCCGGAACGGTTCGACCTCGGCTTCGTCTCGGCCTCCGGGACGGATGAACGGCCCGTGATGATCCACCGGGCCATTCTCGGCTCCATCGAACGTTTCATGGCCGTGTTGATCGAGCACACCGGGGGCGCGTTCCCTCTGTGGCTGGCACCGGAGCAAGCGCGCGTCGTCACGGTGACGGATCAGCAGTTGCCGTACGCCACCGACGTATGCGGCCGCTTGCGGGCCGAGGGTTGGCGCGTGGAACTGGATGAGCGCAACGAGAAGCTGGGGTTCAAGATCCGCGAGGCCCAGGTGGCCAAGATCCCCTACGCGCTGGTCATCGGCGACAAGGAAGTGCAGAACGGCACGCTGTCGGCGCGGAAACGGGGCGGCGAAAATCTTCCGCCCATGTCGGTGGACGCCTTTGCCGAGCGGCTCCGGGAAGACCTGAGCCGAGAGACGGAGGCGGTCCAATGAATTGGTGTCTGTATTCAGGAGGTGCTTTATAGCGCGGCCTACGAGAATCAACCAGCAGATCCGGGCACGCGAGGTTCGCGTCATCGACGACGAAAGCACACAGCTCGGGGTCATGCCGTTGCACGAAGCCTTGGGCATCGCGGAGCAACGGGAGCTGGACTTGGTGGAGGTGGCACCGGACGCACAGCCCCCGGTCTGCCGCCTGATGGACTACGGGAAGTACCGCTACCTGCAGAAGAAGAAGACGCAGGAAGCGAAACGCAACGCCACCTTTGTCGCCGTCAAGGAAGTCAAGATGGGAGCGCGAACGAACTCACACGACCTGGAGTTCAAGGTGCGCAACATCCGGCGCTTCCTGGAACGGGGACAACGGGTCAAGGTGTCGGTCTTCTTCCGTGGCCGCGAGATCACACATCCGGAGCTGGGCCGGGCGATGCTCAACGGAGTCTTCGACGAGGTCCAGGACATGGCCAAGCTGGACGTGTCGCCCAAGCTCGAAGGGCGCAGCATGGCCATGCTGTTGACGCCGAAGACGAGCGCATAAGACGAATATGGAATGGGACGAGGAAACCAGGGATGCCTAAGATAAAGACGAACAGGGGAGCCGCCAAGCGGTTCAAGGTCAGCAAGAGCGGCAAGATCATGCGGCGGCGTGGTTTCACGAGCCATATCCTGTCCACCAAGAGCCGCAAGCGGAAGCGCCGCCTGAGACAGGCCGCTTCGGTGTCGGGCTACGAGACCAAGAGCATGCGGCGCCTCATTCCGTATCTGTAGGAGCGACTCGCCGTCCGGGTACGGGCAGACACCGGAATCCACAGACAGACCATTTGTTGAGCCGAGGCGCACGCGGGCGGCGATTGCCCGCCGACGCCTCGGTTGACGTTCGTTCAAGGAGCACACGCGATGCCTAGAGTCAAAGGCGGACCGGCCTCACGCCGGCGCCGCAAGAAGATCATGAAGCTGGCGAAGGGGTACGTCGGCGGGCGCCGGCGGCTCTACCGCACCGCCAGGGAAACCGTCGAGCGCGGACTGGCCTACGCCTACCGGGACCGGCGGGTGCGCAAACGCGTGTTCCGGGGCCTGTGGAACATCCGCATCAGCGCCGGCGCGCGAGTCAACGGACTGTCCTACAGCCGCCTCATTCACGGCCTCAAGCTCGCCGGCGTGGCTCTGGACCGGAAGATCCTGGCGGATCTCGCGGCCACCGACGCGCACGTGTTCGACCAGCTCGCCCAGCGTGCCAGGCTTGCCCTCGACACCGATCGGGGGCATGCCCTCGACACCGACCCGGGGAGGGCTCCTGAAGCCTGACACCCGGTGCCGCCGATGATCGAGATCCTGGAAAGGCTCCACGAGGAAGTGACCGGTCGCGTGGCGAGTTGCGCGTCGGAACAGGACGTGGAGCAGATTCGCGTCGACTACCTCGGCCGCAAGGGCGGCAAGCTGACCGCGCTGCTGCGCGGGCTGCGGGAGCTTCCGGCCGAGGAACGGCCGAGCGCCGGCGCCGAACTGAACCGGCGCAGGGGAGAAGTCGAGACCCTGCTCGAAACGCGCCTTGCCGAGCTGCGGCGCCAGCGGGAGAGCACGCGCGAGGGAGGACCCCGGCTCGATGTGACCTTGCCCGGCAACCGCCTGGAGCGGGGCCGGATTCACCCCTTGACCCGGGTGACCGACGAGATCATCGACGTCTTCACCGGCATGGGGTTCGAGATCGCGCGGGGACCGGACGTGGAGGACGACTACCACAACTTCGAAGCCCTCAACATTCCCCGGGACCACCCGGCGCGGGACATGCAGGACACCTTCTTCGTGTCCGAGAACCACGTGCTCCGCACCCACACGTCGCCGGTGCAGATCCGGGTCATGGAGACGCGCCGTCCGCCGCTCCAGATCATCGCGCCCGGAGCCGTCTACCGCCACGACGACGACGCCACCCATTCGCCCGTGTTCCACCAGGTGGAGGGCTTCATGGTGGACCGAAACATCACCTTCGCGGACCTCAAGGGCGTGCTCACCCATTTCCTGGAAGAGATTTTCGAAGGGGACGTGCGCGTGCGCTTCCGTCCGAGCTTCTTTCCGTTCACCGAGCCCAGCGCCGAGGTCGACATCGGCTGCATCCTGTGCCGCGGCGCCCAGGACTCCTGTCGGGTCTGCCGCGGCTCGGGCTGGCTGGAGATCCTGGGGTCGGGCATGATCGACCCCAACGTCTTCGAGTTCGTCGGCTACGACACCGAGGCGTACTCGGGCTTTGCCTTCGGCATGGGAGTGGAGCGCATCGCCATGCTGAAGTACGGCATGGACGACATCCGCCTGTTCTTCCAGAACGACATTCGTTTTCTGAGACAGTTCCCCCTGTAGGAGCCCTCATCGGCCGCGCCGCGGCCCCTGGTTCCAAGATCATGAAGCTGACCTACAACTGGCTGATGGAGATGCTGGAGTTGCCCGCGGACGCGGGCGGCCTCGGACCTGACGAAGTCGCCGACCGTCTCACCCACGCGGGACTCGAGGTGGAGGCGGTGCGGCCGCTGGCGCCGGACGTCGGGGCGGTCATCGTCGAGGTGAAGCAGGTAGAGCCGCACCCCAACGCCGACCGGCTGTCTGTGTGCGCGGTCCACGACAACGGCACGCCGCTGCACGTCGTATGCGGCGCGCCCAACGTCCGCGCGGGCATGAAGACCGCGTTTCTGCGGGCGGGCTCGGTGCTGCCGTCGGGACAGGCCATCGAGCAGCGCGCCATCCGGGGCGTTCCTTCCCAGGGCATGCTCTGCTCCGAGCGGGAACTGGGATTTTCCGACGACCACCAGGGCATCATGGAACTGCCCGCGGACGCCCCCGAGGGCGAGCCCGTGCACGCGTACCTGGGCATGGACGACTGGATGCTGGAGGTGGGCGTGACGCCCAACCGCGGCGACTGCCTGAGCATCCTGGGAATGGCCCGGGAAATCGCCGCCCTCACCGGCGGCCGGGTCAAGGCCCCGGTCATTCCCGACCATCTGCGCCAACACCCGGCGGAGCTGCCGGTGGCGGTGGAGATCGTCGATGCCGACCTGTGTCCGCGCTATTCGGCGCGGCTCATCGAGGGCCTGCGGCCGGCGCCTTCGCCGCCGTGGCTGCGCTTCCGCCTCGAAGCCTGCGGCATCCGCTCCATCAACCACATCGTCGACGTCACCAACTACGTGATGCTGGAGACCGGCCAGCCGCTCCACGCCTTCGACGCCAGCCAGATTACCAGCCGACGGATCGTGGTGCGCACCGCCGGCGCGTCGCGCACCCTCACGACCCTGGACGGCTCGGAGCGCGCGCTCCATCCCGACGACCTGCTCATCTGCGACGGCGACACGCCCGCCGCCCTGGCCGGCGTCATGGGCGGGGCGGGCTCGGAGGTGACCGACGACACCGAGTCCGTGCTGCTGGAGAGCGCCCACTTCGATCCGCTGACCATCCGGCGCACGGCCAAACGCATGGGCATGCACACCGAGGCGTCCCATCGCTTCGAGCGCGGCGTGGATCCGCGAGGGACGCGCTACGCCATGGACCGGGCGGTGGCGCTGTGGGAAGCCCTGGGCGAGGCACGGGTGGTGCCGGGCTACGCCGACGCCTATCCGGGCGCGCGCACGCCGGCCGAGATCACACTGCGTTACGCCAGCGTCCAGCGCGCCCTGGGAGTGGAGCTGGCACCGGACCGCATCCGCGGGATCCTCGAATCTCTCGGTATCGAGGTCAAGGCCGCGACGGCCGCGGCCCTGGACGTGTCCGCGCCGTCATTTCGCTTCGACCTGACGCGCGAGGCCGATATCGTCGAGGAGCTGGCGCGGATCCACGGATACGACAACATTCCGGCGACGCTGCCGGCCGTGCGCATGGGCGCGGGGGCGGACGACCCGCTGCTGCGCTGGATGCGCAAGACGCGCACGCTGCTCACCGCCGAGGGACTGAGCGAGGTTGTGACCCTGCCCTTCTGCACGCCGCGGATGAACGAAGCGTTCGGCGGCCTGTGGGACGGGGGCGGCAGGCCCGTGCGGGTCGCCAACCCCCTGCGCCACGAAACCGACGAGATGCGCCTCAGCCTGCTGCCGGGGCTGATCGAGAACCTGCACGCCCACGCCGAACGCAGGAGTCAGAGTTCCATGATCTTCGAGCTGAGCAAGGTGTTCTCGCTCGGGGACGACGGTGGCTACAACGAGCGGCTGAACGTGACCGGGCTCATCCGCGGGCACCGGCCGCGACGCGGACTCAATGCCGAAAGCCCGGAGTTCGTGTTCGCCGACGCGAAGGGGATCGTCGAGGATCTGATCGAGGCGAGCGGTTGCGCCGGCACCCGCTGGGAGTCCCGGGAGGCGCCCGCGAGCCTGCACCCCGAACGCTTCGCCACGGTCTTCGCGGAAGACGCCCGCGTGGGCCATGTCGGAGAGATAAGTCCGCGAGTTCGCGAAGAATTGGACCTGCCCCCCTGCTTCCTGTTCGAGCTTGACTTCGCCCCGATCGTTCACTATGCTCGACCGGATTTTCGTGTTCGGCCCATCCCTCGGTTCCCGTCGGTCGAGCGCGACCTCGCCATCGTCGTGGCGCGGGACTTTCCGAGTCAGACCGTGATCGATTGGGTCCATAAGCTGGATCAGCAGCTCATCGAACGAGTGGATGTCTTCGACGAATACACCGGCGCGCCCATCGCGGAAGACAGGAAGAGCCTGGCCTACAAGGTCTTCTACCGGTCCGCGGAGAAAACCCTTACGGACCAGGAGGTCAACGTCGTGCACGAGGACCTCACCCGCGGGCTGTG
Above is a window of Deltaproteobacteria bacterium DNA encoding:
- the thrS gene encoding threonine--tRNA ligase, with amino-acid sequence MEKIQINVPGGETLQVSAGTHAGDVGGMPSDRRIVAASVDGRAVDLARPLAHSCDVEWIALDSPEGIDVLRHSTAHLMAQAVQSLFPGTQVTIGPTTQDGFYYDFKRDKPFTPEELEKIEERMRELAGQDLSIAREEVPRDEAVELFRRMGEDYKVEIISDIPDETVSLYRQGDWVDLCRGPHLPRTGFIQAFKLTSVAGAYWRGDERNEMLQRIYGTSFPTRKQLKEHLALLEEARKRDHRKLGKELDLFSFHPAAPASPFFHPKGAFVYNALVEYMRGLYRRYGYEEVITPQIFDAGLWHRSGHYEHYKDNMYFTHVEEREFGVKPMNCPSHTFIYASKKRSYRELPIRLADFGRLHRYEKSGVTAGLTRVRSFAQDDAHIFCAPAQIEGEIDSLLDMLREVYHRFNFQDLEIYLSTRPDQYLGALETWDRAEAALAASLEKRNAAYEINAGDGAFYGPKIDFVVKDAMKRGWQLGTVQLDFSMPERFDLGFVSASGTDERPVMIHRAILGSIERFMAVLIEHTGGAFPLWLAPEQARVVTVTDQQLPYATDVCGRLRAEGWRVELDERNEKLGFKIREAQVAKIPYALVIGDKEVQNGTLSARKRGGENLPPMSVDAFAERLREDLSRETEAVQ
- the infC gene encoding translation initiation factor IF-3, which gives rise to MARPTRINQQIRAREVRVIDDESTQLGVMPLHEALGIAEQRELDLVEVAPDAQPPVCRLMDYGKYRYLQKKKTQEAKRNATFVAVKEVKMGARTNSHDLEFKVRNIRRFLERGQRVKVSVFFRGREITHPELGRAMLNGVFDEVQDMAKLDVSPKLEGRSMAMLLTPKTSA
- the rpmI gene encoding 50S ribosomal protein L35 — its product is MPKIKTNRGAAKRFKVSKSGKIMRRRGFTSHILSTKSRKRKRRLRQAASVSGYETKSMRRLIPYL
- the rplT gene encoding 50S ribosomal protein L20, whose product is MPRVKGGPASRRRRKKIMKLAKGYVGGRRRLYRTARETVERGLAYAYRDRRVRKRVFRGLWNIRISAGARVNGLSYSRLIHGLKLAGVALDRKILADLAATDAHVFDQLAQRARLALDTDRGHALDTDPGRAPEA
- the pheS gene encoding phenylalanine--tRNA ligase subunit alpha, with translation MIEILERLHEEVTGRVASCASEQDVEQIRVDYLGRKGGKLTALLRGLRELPAEERPSAGAELNRRRGEVETLLETRLAELRRQRESTREGGPRLDVTLPGNRLERGRIHPLTRVTDEIIDVFTGMGFEIARGPDVEDDYHNFEALNIPRDHPARDMQDTFFVSENHVLRTHTSPVQIRVMETRRPPLQIIAPGAVYRHDDDATHSPVFHQVEGFMVDRNITFADLKGVLTHFLEEIFEGDVRVRFRPSFFPFTEPSAEVDIGCILCRGAQDSCRVCRGSGWLEILGSGMIDPNVFEFVGYDTEAYSGFAFGMGVERIAMLKYGMDDIRLFFQNDIRFLRQFPL
- the pheT gene encoding phenylalanine--tRNA ligase subunit beta, with amino-acid sequence MKLTYNWLMEMLELPADAGGLGPDEVADRLTHAGLEVEAVRPLAPDVGAVIVEVKQVEPHPNADRLSVCAVHDNGTPLHVVCGAPNVRAGMKTAFLRAGSVLPSGQAIEQRAIRGVPSQGMLCSERELGFSDDHQGIMELPADAPEGEPVHAYLGMDDWMLEVGVTPNRGDCLSILGMAREIAALTGGRVKAPVIPDHLRQHPAELPVAVEIVDADLCPRYSARLIEGLRPAPSPPWLRFRLEACGIRSINHIVDVTNYVMLETGQPLHAFDASQITSRRIVVRTAGASRTLTTLDGSERALHPDDLLICDGDTPAALAGVMGGAGSEVTDDTESVLLESAHFDPLTIRRTAKRMGMHTEASHRFERGVDPRGTRYAMDRAVALWEALGEARVVPGYADAYPGARTPAEITLRYASVQRALGVELAPDRIRGILESLGIEVKAATAAALDVSAPSFRFDLTREADIVEELARIHGYDNIPATLPAVRMGAGADDPLLRWMRKTRTLLTAEGLSEVVTLPFCTPRMNEAFGGLWDGGGRPVRVANPLRHETDEMRLSLLPGLIENLHAHAERRSQSSMIFELSKVFSLGDDGGYNERLNVTGLIRGHRPRRGLNAESPEFVFADAKGIVEDLIEASGCAGTRWESREAPASLHPERFATVFAEDARVGHVGEISPRVREELDLPPCFLFELDFAPIVHYARPDFRVRPIPRFPSVERDLAIVVARDFPSQTVIDWVHKLDQQLIERVDVFDEYTGAPIAEDRKSLAYKVFYRSAEKTLTDQEVNVVHEDLTRGLCSEFDATLR